A region from the Benincasa hispida cultivar B227 chromosome 12, ASM972705v1, whole genome shotgun sequence genome encodes:
- the LOC120092492 gene encoding 40S ribosomal protein S15-4-like — protein MADVEADVPVAGQQPKKRTFKKFSFRGVDLDALLDMSTDELVKLFTARARRRFRRGLTRKPMALIKKLRKAKREAPPGEKPEPVRTHLRNMIIVPEMIGSIIGVYNGKTFNQVEIKPEMIGHYLAEFSISYKPVKHGRPGIGATHSSRFIPLK, from the exons ATG GCGGATGTGGAAGCCGATGTTCCAGTGGCTGGACAACAGCCAAAGAAGAGGACATTCAAAAAGTTTAGCTTCCGTGGTGTCGATTTGGATGCTCTGCTCGACATGTCCACTGATGAACTCGTCAAGCTCTTCACTGCCCGTGCACGCAGAAG GTTTCGTAGGGGTTTGACAAGGAAGCCAATGGCCCTTATCAAGAAGCTCCGCAAAGCG aAAAGGGAAGCACCTCCTGGTGAGAAGCCAGAGCCTGTCCGAACTCACCTTCGGAATATGATCATTGTGCCAGAGATGATCGGAAGCATTATTGGTGTTTACAATGGGAAAACCTTCAACCAAGTTGAAATCAAGCCAGAGATGATCGGCCATTACCTAGCAGAGTTCTCCATTTCATACAAGCCTGTCAAGCACGGTAGGCCCGGTATTGGTGCTACCCACTCTTCAAGGTTCATTCCTCTCAAGTGA
- the LOC120092548 gene encoding uncharacterized protein LOC120092548 has protein sequence MQKMKTLSMVAYIAYLHSFIVDSNKGSKYIFVDPSLIFAGQNTREVRAWNLYSRLMASEHGQLVIAPYNPGDHWSLIVINMYDDVVYYLDSLRTSSREDIKYITMSFTSGNCRMRVLRYEIYARNCD, from the exons ATGCAAAAAATGAAGACTTTATCAATGGTGGCTTATATCGc GTACCTACACTCGTTCATTGTTGATTCAAATAAAGGGTCGAAGTATATTTTTGTAGATCCATCTCTTATATTCGCGGGCCAAAATACTCGAGAAGTTAGAGCTTGGAACCTTTATAGTAGATTAATGGCTTCTGAGCACGGTCAATTAGTTATTGCTCCTTATAATCCCGG TGATCATTGGTCGTTAATTGTTATCAATATGTACGATGACGTGGTGTACTATCTTGACTCATTGAGAACAAGTTCACGAGAAGATATCAAATACATAACAA TGTCCTTTACAAGTGGGAACTGTCGAATGCGGGTATTACGTTATGAGATATATGCGAGAAATTGTGACTAA